A single Dongia rigui DNA region contains:
- a CDS encoding LysR substrate-binding domain-containing protein, giving the protein MQKRHLPPLNALRTFEAAARHLHMGRAADELGVTHGAVSKQIVNLEDQLGFALFQRQGNRLALTDQGTRLLKASTTAFDQLGYAIARLEGEMIAGELRVSVPSAFAEKWLIPRLAKFTETAPGLKLSLLAANASYDPASEGRLGDTVDLAVRFGEPVWQDGTASLLSHVGSFPVCAPRLLADGPGLGAPADILRHTLLLDDPQGANWRRWLARAGLPQAEPARTIYFQDFNLLLAAAKQGLGLCLADQITAGEDLARGQLLRPFRQSIEHLGAYFIVLPALVTPAARAFADWLEAEMQMGQEWPAQQPDPDS; this is encoded by the coding sequence TTGCAGAAACGCCACCTTCCACCGCTCAATGCCCTCCGCACGTTCGAGGCGGCAGCGCGCCATCTGCATATGGGCCGCGCCGCGGACGAACTCGGCGTGACCCATGGCGCGGTTTCAAAGCAGATCGTCAATCTCGAAGATCAGCTGGGCTTTGCGCTGTTCCAACGGCAGGGCAATCGCCTGGCCTTGACCGATCAGGGAACGCGGCTTTTGAAGGCGTCGACCACCGCCTTCGATCAACTCGGCTATGCCATTGCCCGGCTGGAAGGCGAAATGATCGCCGGCGAGCTTCGCGTCTCGGTCCCGTCGGCCTTTGCCGAGAAGTGGCTGATCCCGCGCCTCGCCAAATTCACCGAGACGGCGCCCGGCCTCAAGCTCTCTCTCCTGGCCGCCAATGCCAGTTACGACCCGGCCAGCGAAGGACGCCTGGGCGATACCGTCGATCTAGCTGTCCGCTTCGGCGAGCCGGTGTGGCAGGACGGCACCGCCAGCCTCCTCTCCCATGTCGGCTCTTTCCCCGTCTGCGCGCCGCGCCTCCTGGCCGATGGTCCGGGGCTTGGCGCGCCGGCGGACATCCTGCGGCACACGCTGCTGCTGGACGACCCACAGGGCGCCAATTGGCGCCGCTGGCTGGCCCGTGCCGGCCTGCCCCAAGCCGAGCCTGCCCGGACGATCTATTTCCAGGATTTCAACCTGCTATTGGCCGCCGCCAAACAGGGGCTGGGGCTGTGTCTCGCCGACCAGATCACGGCTGGCGAGGATCTGGCCCGCGGCCAGTTGCTGCGGCCTTTCCGCCAGTCCATAGAACATCTCGGCGCCTATTTCATCGTGCTGCCGGCATTGGTCACGCCGGCCGCCCGTGCCTTTGCCGATTGGCTCGAAGCCGAAATGCAGATGGGGCAGGAATGGCCCGCCCAGCAGCCTGACCCAGACTCCTAA